The following is a genomic window from Dioscorea cayenensis subsp. rotundata cultivar TDr96_F1 unplaced genomic scaffold, TDr96_F1_v2_PseudoChromosome.rev07_lg8_w22 25.fasta BLBR01001453.1, whole genome shotgun sequence.
TTTCAATCCAAATGCACCAGATACTTAACCTCATAATATTAACCCCAAATTACTGTCATATCTCTGATTTACCAGTAAAATTTTGAACATTTGAATGGTAAGACAACAGCTAGCTAAACCTTGCTACTAAATAAGAATTTCATGGTATGACAACAACTGTTTTCTCGAAGATCTAAAAGTATGATTTGTCTTTGAGTATTCAATAGTATAACTTGGCTAATACTTGATACTGAATAAGAATAGCATGGTATGGCAATTGTCTAAAGAGCAAGGAAATAACAGGTACCACAAGAGCAAGAATCAGCTATTTTATTACAAACCTGAGAATTGTCTGGTTTCTCATCAGTAAGCATTCCATAGGCATAAATATAACTCGCAAGATTAGAATGAAGACAAGATGCAATGATGAGATTGGTTTGTTaaacaaatgagaaaatgaTTTGTACATAGTCTGCAAAGAACATTTGGCTTCAAGTATTTGTTTCAGTGATTCTTCTACAAGCTGCTACAGTCTTCCGCTATATGCTACACACGGCAAAATTAGTTACTTCCCGGTTTAAGTTTCAACTAAACCAAATCTAAAGTTTCAGAAATTTgaacattataattatattggTAAGCCTCAGACGGATGTAAGAAACCAAAGTCAATTATAAggacaaaataacaaaaaatgcaaatattgaactgtaaacaattaaataatgcaaataaaatacaagGACAAAATAAAGTCAGGAGGAAAACAGAAGTGTCAACCTGTTAGCAAATAACACAACTGGTGCAACACTATAACATCTAAACACAAACTAAATTCTCCTATGGCGATCATAATTCCTTCAAACTGACAATATTAACACCTAGCTTTTTGCAAGATAAAACAAAGAACCATACTAGATCAagacaaaataaagtaaaacttaaaaattaaaacagagCTCAACCcaggagaaaaatataaataaatccttGGTCTCTCACAATAACAATTGCTTTGTAGGCCTattgaagtaaaaaaataaacggACAAACTGTCCCATGGCAAATAAGCTTTAGATTCAGGAACATCAGACCTTTGTTCATGCAATTATGTGACTTATGtctcaaattattttatattcccATCCCTCGTTGTCCAAAAAGCCTCAGTTAAACCACTTAGCTTAAAATATATAACCTAATGTTAGCATGACTACTTTAATCAACTGATTTCCGTCATCATAGAAAATGAGGTATCCTTGTATCATCGTCTGAGTCATGTTTCTCGTAACTTTGCCTCAGAATTTTCCTTGACAAAACCATCGTGCATAGATCTCAAGAATTAATCCACAGAAGCTCACTTCCATATTAATGCTTTTGGAATAATTGATGCTTAAACTCCATTTTGGAATAGGTAATAGACATAGAAACATTGACTAGAAGCAGCAAGTTCACCATGCAAACATGAGGATCAAAAACCATTTAACCATTTGCAGCAAGAAAGTTGTTCAATAAAAGAATGATAATTCCTAAACATATTTATCAAACAGAGCAAAAAAAGTCTAAACATCACTACCATACAGGAGTCAAAATTTGGATATCCTGTTCTTAGCATACATACATAACCATGCAACGTCTCATATTGCTATCCAAAGGAAATGGTAAATTAGACTTCCATGATGATAAAACAATATCATGATAGGGAATCATTCAAATTACAGAAGCAACTTACATGGTGAAGCTTAAGTTGGGATTTGCCCCAGGATTTTTGCCTAACGAGAACTGTGCTTGACCTGTTGGTCAAGACAATTTCATCCCACTCATGACCTGATAAGAAGTCAAGAGGTAGTGAGTGACTGAGCAAAAATGACTCATTTGACTGCACATTCATGACTGGCTCAGCATTGGACCCAATATGCCTGACTCTAGGTAAAGGAATTTCATTTTTCTGAATAGCTGATAAACTGCCTTGAGTGATGATGGCTTGAATCAAGTCAATAACTGACTTGTTCCCAGCCTGGCCTGAACCCACAAACCAAGCTCAGGGATGATTGAATTTGGCTCAGTTAAGGTTGGGATAATgcacagataaaaaaaaatcatacattaCCAGCATTCATGACTGGCTAAAACTGAGAATACAACACAATTTACAAGAACAAGGCAACACGTGACAGAAAAACTACAAAGCAATTTCCTGACAAACAAGGCCATTGcatcaacaaaaagaaacatcCAAAGTTGAGCCAGAAATAAGATAAGTTATACAGAAATATTGAGAGGGTAATAGGTCACAAGCATTGAAAATTAACTAgatatcaataaattaataagtgttatatttttttcagtatACACaacacatacaaaaaaaaagccTTAATTCATAGAGTCAAAAACATGATGAAAGGGCAAAACCAACATTCTCATAAATATTCAATAAGCATGCATAGGATATTCAGAAACTGTTCTAAAGTGCTTGCCCTATTTATAACGAGAAGAGACAGGCTCTAGAGACAAACCACAAGTTTAAGTAATTAATCACTCACACACTTCTTCTTCTGTGGCTATTCCTATACCTTTGAAACACCCGGTTCTCCGTCTAATATTATCAATGCTGAGACCACTGGATACTCTTGATATCAATCCCCTCTTTCACCATCTCATACAACGGACTCATCTCCCTTAGCTTCTCCACCTGACGCACTGTCAACTCTACTGCCTTATCAATCTCTGCCTCCGTTGTGAACCTCCCAATTCCAAACCTAATTGACGTGTGCGCCATGTCCTCGTCAACACCAAGTGCACGCAGCACATACGAAGGCTCCAAGCTCGCACTAGTGCAGGCGCTGCCACTTGACACTGCCACCTCCTTCAACCCCATCAACAAGCTCTCCCCTTCCACATATGCAAAAGAAAGATTCAAATTTCCAGGGTACCTATGCTCTACACTTCCATTCACCACAACCCCATCAAGCTTCGCTCTTATCCCATTCAGAAGCCGCTCTTGCAATGAAGAAATCCGTTTGCTATCATACTCCATCTCTTTCATGGCAATATCGCAGGCAGCTCCAAATCCGACAACCAGTGGGGTAGGGACAGTTCCGCTGCGGATGCCGCGCTCTTGCCCTCCACCGCTCATCTGCGGCTCAACCCGGACTCTCGGGCGGCGGCGGAGGTAAAGCGCACCAACGCCTTTGGGGCCGTAAATCTTATGCCCACTGAGTGACATCAAGGAAATGTTCATGCGATCGACATCGATAGGAATCTTACCGAGGGCCTGAGCGGCGTCGGTGTGGAAGGGCACGTTCCTCTCGCGGCAAATGCGGCCGATGTCCTCCATCGGCTGTACAACGCCAATCTCGTTGTTGACGGCCATGACGGAGACCAAACCGGTGTCGGGGCGGAAGGCGGCGGTTAGGGTTTCAAGATCAAGAAGCCCATCGGATCGAACAGGGAGGTAGGTGACATCGTAGCCCTGTTGCTGGAGATAGCGGCAGGAATCAAGGACACACTTGTGCTCCGTCTGCGTGGTTATCACATGACGCTTGGAGGAGGAGACGAAGTGCATCACGCCCTTGATCGAGATGTTGTTGGATTCCGTAGCGCCAGAGGTGAAGAAGAGCTCCTTGGGATTAGCGTGAACGAGAGAGGCGATCTGGGATCGGGCGTGTTCGACGGCGGCGTCGGATTCCCATCCGTAGAGGTGAGTGCGTGAGTGGGGATTGCCGAAGCGCGATAAGTAGAAGGGAAGCATGGCGTCGAGAACCCGGGGATCGACGGGGGTAGTGGCTTGCATATCAAGGTAGAGAGGGCGGCCAGAGATCTTGACGCCTTTCATGGAGATGACGCCCGAATTCGGATCGAGAGAAGGGGAATCAATAGGGTCAGCGGAAACGGCGGCGGCAGAGGAGCTGGATAGACGGCGGAGAAGAGGCCGGACGGCAGCGAGGTGCCTGGTGGTGGCCATGGCGGCGAGGAGGTGATGGAACGGAGGGTTTCGAATGGAGAAGTGGGGATTGAGGCTGGAACCTGAAGACGAAGGCTTTGGAGGCAACGAGTTGATCGGGAAGAGACACGTGGACGGTCGAAATGTTACCACGTGGTGGATAAGTAAGTTGATTTGGACTTGCACTTTGAGATTCGAATTGGGTTCTAGATTTTTGTAGCCTGATCTTATCCTCTATCGTTAACTTATTCCCTCTCATTGCTATTTTCTAGAGTTATCAATTTGCTCCGATCTGATGGGAATCTGATTCCAGCCAAACTTAAAATTATCATGCCTGGTGTGGGGATGTAAATCTTCATACGGACGAGACTATCTGGTCCAGCTCCGTTtctgaatatataattttaacatcatatataatattaaaaaaatatttttataattaaataaaaaatatatatatataacggtttgaaactttttaaacataatgcgaaaaaaaaaaatttattccatttatcaatatatatattatcaaaaaattatatatttgatatatttaatagataaaaaaatcaaaaatatctattatttttttcgttTTATCTGTCATAACTTTTGACGTATttgtagtttatctattttataaaaaaaatcatggacAGAGAATCCCAAATACAAATATCCATACAGGACCTGAAAAAACCGTGGTTCAAGAACGGGTCGAGAATAAGTTTGATAAGTCGAAGTCTAGGCCAGAGAATATTCCGGTGAATCCTCACCTTGTTGATACTTGATACcctataatttctttatttatatatttaaataattaaaaaattatatgtatatacaatttaataatatgaaatattataaaCTATGAGAAAAAAAGTGTCAGTCGCAATGCACGTGACCTCGGAGTTCGTGCTGCACTGTGCTCAACCTTTTGTTCTCTGGATCTCTATTCGACGACGCCCACAACCTGTTTGTTGAATTGCCGCAGAGAAACTGAGAGCGAAAGAGGAGCAGCAATGAGGGCCCTTGGATGGTGGTTGATGCTCGTTGGTTCTCTCCGCTTGGCCTCCGTGTGGTTCGGCTTCTTCAACATCTGGGCTCTTCGTCTCGCCGTTTTCTCCAAGACTGAGAGTTTGTTGCTTATCTTAgtcatcttcatctttcttttttctgtgaaattatgagtttttcttttttttttagcttttcaAGTATCAAAATCTCTTTATGTCTTGTTCTGGTTCAGGAGATCACATTATAGATTGTGGTCGAGGAaatgaaatatatgagattGTTTGTCTTGATGGGGTCTTCTTATGAGCACTATTTGTTCTTACTGGATACTGTGATGTTGTCATTGTAGctgttaacttttttttttaaggaaaaaagtatttttttttttataatattagatATTGGTCAAGTAGGAAATGAAATCTATATGATCTTATCTGATTGGATTGCAAGGTTCTTTCTTTTGTATTAGATATTGTGATATGATTATATAATTGTGTGTGCTAACTAGTTTTCTggtaaaaaaattctttttcttgttggtctcctgaatattattattttttttaatatggttgCTGTTCCTCGACTTTTTGTAAAGTTCCTGCAACCTTTAATGTCATTTGTTGTCTGTTTCTCACCTATTGAGAAATAATGGCAAGTAATTTCAAGCATTTCAAGGATTGAATAAGTAAAAGAAATCTTGTCAGAAGTTTCAGTTCAGAGTACTGTATATCTGCTCAAGCGTGTGTATGAAATTGAGATAAGAAGATTCATGGAATATGATCTACCTTGACAAACATGCACGTAAATAAATGTGCGTTTATAGGTTGGGCTGATGAGTTTTGATATATTGGGGATAATAAGCTAGAAACATCATCTACATGATTTATCCTGGCTTTCTTAGGTTTTAACATCGTTCATCTTCTTTGTTAGTTATTCCTTCTGAAAGCTGCATTAACCATTATGGCTGAGATATTAACACCTTCCTTAGAATGCTAATCTATGCTTTCGTCTATCTTATTGTTCTCTTCTCCTGCTCTTGCACACAAGCTATAGCTCCTAACTTGAACATTCTCTGGTTTTCAACATGCTTGAGATATTGTCTTGATCCTTTTCAGTTTATTACTGATTCTTATGTAGTTTGTTACTTCTTTGACTGCATACTTTGTTTGAGATCGCCTAGAACCTTTTGACGTTTTTTGCACATTGATACACTTCCCATGAATGACATCATTATAACGTGTTCTGTTTAATATAACATTCTTGGCCGTGATACTTGATTGGTTGTATTCCTTTCTATGATGGCTCTTGCCAAGCTTCAACCGAGCTACAGTCTCATAACTTATTATGTGTAGTATTGTCGAATGTTGCTCACTCTTAGATGTACTTAATGtgattcaattatatattatgctGGCATCAGTTTTTATCACTGCTTGCTTTATTGacctaaaatataatattatttctggttgtcaattattttcattgaaTATTGCATATAAATGAGAAGGTACACTCCTGGAGCTCCTTAGATGATAAGAAGCCCTGTCCAAAGTTTCTGAAAGGATCAGGAGCTGATTTCCTCTTTCATTTAGGCAAACTCCAgctgaagaaaaaaaggatgagAATAAATGTGCAATTGCTTTTCTCGAAATCGCGGATTAGACCTACTTGCAATGACCTTATCTAGCTAGCATGTACTCATTTATGATGTTCATGTAACTTAAGTTGGCAGGTTTTAGCCACAGTCTGAACTGGTTGGTAATGTGGGCTCTGTTGCTCTTATAACCCTTACAGAGAGTGTTActagaaatttaattcatttaattttttgaagaaggaaaaagaaagaaaataaaaaacatttggAAGAGATCTTTGTGGATGCAGATTCATGTATTACttccaatatttttattatccttTTCTATattcttcatctattatcttaTCAATGATTAAAACTGAAGATCAAGTGAATTTGCAAAAGTGATATTCAGCTGTCTAAGAATAAGGTTGTGGGTTGCCTATCTGAAATCTGGGATCTGTTATTATAGTAGGGTGATGGACTTGTATTCTTTccattagggtttggtttgtgTTAGTATATTGACTAAGTAGATCTGTTTGGGTTATGGACCGTTAACATTCCTAGAGGAAATTTTGAAGTCAGATTGACAGCGAAAGATGTCTTTTGAAGGGTGCTTAAGTCTTTGGATGAAAAATGGGTTATGagaaagaaatataatttctatTTGCAAAAGTCAGTTGTGATGAGATATATGAAGGCGAGACTTGGTGGAAAAAAGAAACCGTCCATACGTTAAGTGTTTCTTTGCTGAATGTAGAACACAATGTTCTATGCTTCTTTTGGTGCTTAGCTATATGTATTCAATTTCATTCTCGATATTTTGTATTCTGTCATCCTCCTCTTCACTGTTTTATCGATATTGTCATTTATTAGAAAATTCATTCATTCCATGGAAAATTTGAGATGTATTGTTTTATTACTCAAATTAAATGCCACTTAGATAGGTAAGGTATTGTTGTCGTCAAAGTATGAAAGTTCCTGGCGAATTAACTGATCAGAGAAAATGTTCATGCTTTTGCTATGGTTGATGTTATGCTCATATTTGAATTTTGACATGCTGCATGATGAATGACATTCCAACTACCTATTCTAAGCCATTCTGAATTTTTCTGTGCAGTGACTGATGTTCATGGAAGGACCTTTGGAGTTTGGACACTTTTGACTTGTACTCTCTGTGTTCTCTGTGCATTCAATCTTGAGAATAAGCCTTTATATCTTGCCACCTTCCTTTCATTCATCTATGCTTTTGGTCACTTTCTGACTGAGTACTTGATCTACCATACGATGGCTGCTGGAAATTTGACCACTGTTGGCATTTTTGCTGGTAAACTCCTTTTTTCACGTTTGCCGTAATACTTAAAGACTTtgatctatttttatattttctaaaacttAACTCATGTTAATAGTGAAATTATGATTATGATATTTCTAATTGAGATGGGAGTGATTGATGAAATCTTCTGCTGTGCATGCTAATTGTTTTCTGAGCATGTTCTCAATGTTTCATCAATCTGATATCATATTTATCAACTAAAAGACTTCTTCTAATTCCATCACTTTCCATTAGTATTGTTAGCCCCTTATATGGTCAACCCATATGTCACTATCTGTTTACAATCTGGTTTCTTTCTTATAATATCTCTACATCAGCTCTTTCCCACTGTTATGCAAGGGTTTTGACATCTTCGCCATCTGATGGAAGGTGTCTCTGTGTGCATGTCATGCCAACTAATAAAAAAACCGTTAGAAAGTTTCTATGAAAATTCACTAGCACTGCATTATGTAGGACATGTTTTTAAATGTAATTGCTTTATTTAGGACTTAAAGGCtttcttgaatttttatcacttggCCTCAATATGGCAGTTGACAAGTTTTGTCTGTAGGATAGACAGAGTGTACAAAGACATGATTTCTAAACCTTAATAAGCACATATTAAAACACTCTTCTAATATTTTGTTAAGATTAACCCCTTCttactttctttgttttgttttgttttgttttttttttttgtattatttcgAAATGAATAAATCTGAATGATTGATTTTTGACTCATGGAAACACTTCTCTTTTGCCATGTTTGTTGTTGCACTGATCATGCATTATAATCAAGGAACAAGAATTATATTTCTTGAGATACAACTATGCTTggttattttcctttttcatcatTTATTGACTGTACCTTCTGGTGATAAATCTAgtacattatttttgtttataaatccTCATGTTTTCTTTGTCAGGGACGTCAATAGTGTGGATGTTGCTCGAATGGAACACACACAAGCCTCGGGCCATCTCAAAGCTAGAATGAACATTCAAGTCATTCCTATATCTTCTTAGAAACTCACCTTCTGCCATTCTCTTGCATCATACTGCAAGTTGGTCTTTTTAAGTATAGAACTCTCAGTCAATAAtctctatttatttagaatgtCAAATCGTATGGAACTAATGCTACATCAATGTATTTTGCTTGCACTCTGAAAATCTAGTCACTTGATTTCCATCTTTCTTTGCCTCTGGATCTGTGTATGAATAACATGAATATTCAAATCTAGCAGTGCTGTACGCAGATGATGTTTTAGGTACAAATTGGATTGATCAAGATTCAAGAGGGCAGCATTATATTTTGAAACTTCAACTTGCATTATCTCTACGAAGCCAGATCTAGATGTTGACCCTTTGCTTTTTCCTTTGGGTAACTGCTAATAGTTTTCACTAAATAATTCAGTTTCATTGCTTTTCAACATTGACATTGGGCTTATATACTCATAATTGACTTGGTCAAGTTGATTTTTTGGGAATTTTCTCTTGTGAGTGGTTTCTACGAAATGTTGCgctaaattcaaaattatgatttattggtTAATGATAAAATTTCTAGGATAGTATTTACCTCGCAGTTTACAGGAATTGTTGTAGATGACAAGCTACATGACTGAGTTGCACTGAAGGAAGAAAGATCGAAGTTGTTGGCATATTACTTAAATTAGGTTTTGAGTTGACTTCACGGTTTGTAATTTAGCTTACTTGCTTAAACTGAGATAAGCATtttatctcttaattttttcTGCTTGGTAGATGAGAGATGATGCAACTCAACCAAGTGAAGCAGCAGTTCAGAGTTCTTCTATGGATCCTCACGGTGGAGCTAGCAACCTCGGCCACTGTTGATagcttcatcttcaacaatGGATTCACTGGCACCAAACTTATACTGAATGGAATAGCGTCAATCACTAAAAATGGTGTCTTGAGGCTCACCAATGACACTGAACAATCAACGGGATATGCCATTTATCCGACACCATTTCACTTTGTCCAACCTTCAACGGGTAAGGCCGTCTCCTTCTCTACCACCTTTGTGTTTGCCATGATCCCTCAGGATCCTGTGTACTATGGTCACGGCATGGCCTTCTTAATTTCTCCCACCACGAACTTTTCCACAGCCATGGCAAGCCAGTGGTTAGGCCTCTTTAATGTTAATGACAATGGTAATTCATCAGATCACACTGTTGCTATTGAGCTTGATACCATCCTGAACCCCGAGTTTGACATTGATGCTAACCACCTAGGCATTGATATTAACAACTTGAAGTCAAACTTGTCTCACCATGCTGgttattttgatgattatacTGGTGAGTTCCGTAACTTGAGCCTTGCAAGCGGGGAACCAATGCAAGTCTGGGTGGAGTATGATGGTGGAGAGATGAAGCTTAATGTCACCATATCTCCTATCCATATGCAGAAAGCCAAAGAGTCCTCTCTTGTCTTTGGTTGTCAACCTATCAAGCATCCTTTTGGATCCTATGTTTATTGGCTTCGCATCATCCACAGGCACCGTTGTAGCCTCTCATAACTTGCTTGGCTGGAGCTTCAAGATGACTGGCACAGCTGAAGCTCTTAATCTCTCTGCACTACCGTCGGTCCAAGAAGCTGTTCTTCTCGATGAAAAAGGAAAGCGATGGTATCTGACAACATTGCTGCCTGTTGTTGTTTCTGTAATATTGTTCATCGGAGTTGTTGTAGTCATAATCttcatcttgagaaggatcaataTCTCAAATCTACTCGAAGACTGGGAACTCCAATACGGGCCTCATCGGTTCTCCATACAAAACATTGATCACAGCCACAAACGGCTTCAATGACAAATTTATTTTGGGTGCTGGAGGCTTTGGCAGAGTCTACAAAGGAGTGTTGCTGAAATGTAACACTGAGATTGCAGTAAAGAAGGTCTCTCATGAATCTAAGCAAGGGATGACTGAGTTTGTCTCCGAGATCATAACCCTTGGTCAGCTCCGTCACCGCAACTTAGTTCGGCTTCTTGGGTACTGTATGCATAAAGATGAGCTTCTCTTGGTCTACGAATTCATGTGCAACGGGAGCCTCGATAAGTTCCTCTATCATCAAGATAAGCCAACTCTAAACTGGGCACAGAGATTTCATATAATCAAAGGAGTGGCCTCTGGCATTGAATACTTGCATCAAAACTCAGTGAAAGCAGTCATCCACAGGGACATCAAGACAAGCAATGTATTGCTGGACAGTGAACCGAAACGGCAGGTTAAGCGACTTTGGCCTCGCAAGACTCTGTGATCACAACACCGATCCTACAACTACCAAAGTGGCCGGAACGCTTGGGTATATGGCGCTGGAGCTTTCTAGAACCGGCCGGCCAACCACTCTGACGGATGTCTTTGCCTTTGGGGTTCTTATGCTAGAGGTTGCGTGTGGCAGGAAGCCTATCAACCCATACAAAGAAGAAGTTAATCAGATATCATTGGTGGATTGGGTGGCAGAGAATTGGCGAAAAGGGAACCATTCTTGATACTATTGATTCAAGATTGGAAGAAGAGGGCTACATTGTGTGTGAAATTGAGTTAGTTTTGAAGCTTGGTTTGTTATGTTCTCATCCATTGCCTGAATCCAGGCCAAGCATGAGACAAGTTGTGCAGTACTTGAATGGTGATAGCCAATTGCCACCATTATCTCTTGCTTACTTAAGCTTCCGAGTTCTCGCATTGCAGCAAAATGCAGGGATTGATCTATATCCAATCTCCGGCACCATTAATTCTTTTGTTCAGTCCGGTGATCAGCTGTCAGAAATTATTGCAGAGCCATATAGTGACGAAGGTTTTCATTGTAGAGTATAGATGATCATTGACAATGTTATTGTATGCTTCTGCAGTCCTACAATGTCATGACTCTGTATTTGAATGCTCTTTTGGGCAATTGAATGGAAtttcatgaaattttcaaattgtTCATCTTTGAATAgtatattttgtttcatttttctcattgtttttaatttctgaaAGTGACCTTTATGATTATGAAGGcttaattgtttaaaatttcattaaattgaTTCAAGTCAGGTGGACAAGATTGACTGACCTTGGATTAGTATTATATGCATATTAGCATATTATGGAAGAGAGTTTAGAGTTTGAACTTTCTTCTGATATAATAAGAGATTAACAAAGAATTgaagtattaattattataaatgatAATGATGTAAGTACAAAATTCTATTTTCCATAATTAATTTGCTCAATGGAGTGAGTCATGATTAATCATAGTCAAAACTTATGTCTAAATCAAACACATTACAATAGCATAG
Proteins encoded in this region:
- the LOC120256461 gene encoding cysteine desulfurase, mitochondrial, whose product is MATTRHLAAVRPLLRRLSSSSAAAVSADPIDSPSLDPNSGVISMKGVKISGRPLYLDMQATTPVDPRVLDAMLPFYLSRFGNPHSRTHLYGWESDAAVEHARSQIASLVHANPKELFFTSGATESNNISIKGVMHFVSSSKRHVITTQTEHKCVLDSCRYLQQQGYDVTYLPVRSDGLLDLETLTAAFRPDTGLVSVMAVNNEIGVVQPMEDIGRICRERNVPFHTDAAQALGKIPIDVDRMNISLMSLSGHKIYGPKGVGALYLRRRPRVRVEPQMSGGGQERGIRSGTVPTPLVVGFGAACDIAMKEMEYDSKRISSLQERLLNGIRAKLDGVVVNGSVEHRYPGNLNLSFAYVEGESLLMGLKEVAVSSGSACTSASLEPSYVLRALGVDEDMAHTSIRFGIGRFTTEAEIDKAVELTVRQVEKLREMSPLYEMVKEGIDIKSIQWSQH
- the LOC120256460 gene encoding ergosterol biosynthetic protein 28, whose protein sequence is MRALGWWLMLVGSLRLASVWFGFFNIWALRLAVFSKTEMTDVHGRTFGVWTLLTCTLCVLCAFNLENKPLYLATFLSFIYAFGHFLTEYLIYHTMAAGNLTTVGIFAGTSIVWMLLEWNTHKPRAISKLE